GCCTGGGACGAGCAGGGAATCTACCGGCTCGACGCCTATACGGATAAGATTGAAGCGGTTTTGAAGGCTGTGATCCGCCGGGGCCGGGGCATTGAGATCAACACCTCCAGCCTGAGTAAAAACTGCCGGCAGTTTATGCCAAACCCCTGGATCGCGGCGCGCTACAGAGCGCTGGGCGGCGAGATCATCACCCTTGGCTCCGACGCCCACAGCGCCGGCCGGGTGGGCGACGGGCTGTCCGAGGCGGCTGCGCTGCTGAGAGACTGCGGCTTTGAGGCGCTGGCGGTCTTTGAAAAACGGCGGCCAAGGCTTATGCCCATCAGAGCTTAGGACAACAAAAAAGTGTAAGGAACAGGCACATCTGAGTGCGGTTCCCTACACTTTTTTTAGATTATTTTGCGGTGCCCTGCTGGTCCTGGGCATTGTAAACTTCATTGCCCTTGAAGTAGGTCTGGAGCACGGTGGTATCCTTGATCTCATCGGTCGGGACGGTTAAAAGGTCGCGGTCCAGAACGATGAAATCCGCGCTTTTACCAGCGGTTATACTGCCGATTTCATCCCCGGCGTTGACCTGTTTGGCCCCGTTGATGGTATAAGCCTTGATGGCGGTGGCGATGTCGATACCTTCGCTCTTTGGCGGGTCATAATCGTCGGATTCGCCGCGCTTAACAGCATGGTACATTTCTGTAAAGGGGTTGATGCCAGCCAGCCCGTTGCTCACCGGGGCGTCGCTGCCAAAGGTCAGCAGCGTGCCGTTTTGGGAAACGGTGTTCAGCGGCATCTGGCGGCCGTAGCGGTCATCACCCAGGGCGGACTTGGTAAATTCATCGCCCAGAGCCCATACAGGGGTGGTCTGGTAGAAGACATCGGTCTGTTCTGCAAAGCGCTGGATACCATCCTCGGGCAAAATCTGGACATGTGCCATGGTTTTGGTGCCCTCGATATCCCCCAGGTCCCGGTAGAGGTCAAGGGTTTCGGAGATGGCCTTGTCGCCGATGGCGTGGGTGTGAAGGTTGAAGCCCTTAGCGGCCGCGGCCCTGGCGATCGCCATCATATGGTCATTGTCCAGGATCTCGACGCCCTCGCCGGAGTGGTCACTGAAATTTTCAAACATGAGGGAGGAATAGTCCTCCAGAGTGCCGTCCTTAAAAAGCTTCAGGGTGGTGGGGCGTACGGTGTCCGAGGTGTACTTGTCGCGAATAGAGGTCATTTTGGACACGAATTCATCGACAGGGACAGGGTCTCTGTAGACAAAGGAGGTGAAAACGCGGATGTTGGCGTCTGCCTTGCTGAGAGCGTCGATGGATTCCTCCTCGTCAGCGACGAGCAGGCCCGCGTCATAGTAAGAGGTGTAGCCATAGGGGCTCAGAACTGTCTGAGTAAAGACCGGAAAACGGGTTTCGATGGCCTTGCCCGAGGTTAAGCCAAGGTTTTGCAGCATGATGGCCATGGTGGAGGCTTCCTTGAATTCTCCGGTGGGATTGCCGTTTTCATCCCGTACAAAATAGCTGATCCCCGGCGACGGGTCTGGGGTCGCGGCAGTGACGCCGGCCATTTCCAGAGCCTTTGTATTGGCCCAGCCGCCGTGGCCGCCGCTGTTGGTGAGTACCACAGGCCTGTCGGAGACGACCTTATCCAGCTCCGAGGCCAGAGGCCTGGCATCAGTGCCGTAGCCCATCCCTGAAATCACAGGCGCGACCTCGGCAGGGTACTGCTCGGCGTAGTCCTTCACAGCCTCCAGGATCTGGTCGTGGGTCATGGCCAGGTCGATCTGGAGGGGCATGACGTCACTGGTCCAGGTGTTGATGGCCAGATAATGGGCGTGGCTGTCGATGAGGCCGGGCAGGATCAAACGGCCGCCCATGTCGTGGGACGCGGCGCCCGAGCCGGCGAATTTAAGGGCGTCATCGCTGCTGCCCACAAAGCTGATCTTCCCGTCTTTTACCACCAGGGCGCTGGCTTCGGGCTGGTCATCGTCCGAGGTGAAGATCTTGGCGTTGTAATACACCTCGCCGCCCTGGTTCACCGCTGTGTTTGAGCACCCAGCCGCGAAGATGACAGCAGAGACCAGCAGGCCGACGGTGGCGGCCCGGATTTTCTTAGATAATTGAGTCATTTGTTAGTCCTCCCAAATAATGTGAATACAATTTGTCCATATGCCTTTAGTCTGCAATAAAATATACACCTTACGGCATAATGAGAAACAGGAAGGACGTTTTAATTAAGGATAAATCAAGATTTAAAAAGGCCGGAATTCCGCTCTTCGGAAGAACAAAAACCGCCGCCTGTTATCGGGTAAATCCTGATAAATTTTTGTCAGCCTTGTCATTTTATGTAAATTCAGCTACAATAGAAGATATGAATTATAGAAAGTGCAGATTATATAAAAATGGAGCTATTTGAAGTAAAAACAACCGATGAAATGAAGGCGCTGATGGAGAAATATTTCTCAGACTATGCGCTCGGTACCGAAAGGGTACCCCTTGGGCGTGCCCTCGGAAGAATTTTGGCCGAGCCTGTTGTCTCAGGTGTAAACGTCCCGCACTTCGACCGGTCTGTGGTGGACGGCTACGCGGTAAAGCTGCGGGATGTCCAGGGCGCCAGCGCGTCCATCCCGGCCTTTTTAAAGCTGACCGGAGCGGCGGAAATGGGCAGGGAGACAAAGCTCTCCCTGCACGCTGGTGAGACTGTCTATGTGCCCACTGGCGGCATGGTGCCTGAGGGTACTGAGGCCATGGTGAT
The DNA window shown above is from Eubacterium limosum and carries:
- a CDS encoding amidohydrolase; the encoded protein is MTQLSKKIRAATVGLLVSAVIFAAGCSNTAVNQGGEVYYNAKIFTSDDDQPEASALVVKDGKISFVGSSDDALKFAGSGAASHDMGGRLILPGLIDSHAHYLAINTWTSDVMPLQIDLAMTHDQILEAVKDYAEQYPAEVAPVISGMGYGTDARPLASELDKVVSDRPVVLTNSGGHGGWANTKALEMAGVTAATPDPSPGISYFVRDENGNPTGEFKEASTMAIMLQNLGLTSGKAIETRFPVFTQTVLSPYGYTSYYDAGLLVADEEESIDALSKADANIRVFTSFVYRDPVPVDEFVSKMTSIRDKYTSDTVRPTTLKLFKDGTLEDYSSLMFENFSDHSGEGVEILDNDHMMAIARAAAAKGFNLHTHAIGDKAISETLDLYRDLGDIEGTKTMAHVQILPEDGIQRFAEQTDVFYQTTPVWALGDEFTKSALGDDRYGRQMPLNTVSQNGTLLTFGSDAPVSNGLAGINPFTEMYHAVKRGESDDYDPPKSEGIDIATAIKAYTINGAKQVNAGDEIGSITAGKSADFIVLDRDLLTVPTDEIKDTTVLQTYFKGNEVYNAQDQQGTAK